In a genomic window of Saccharothrix sp. HUAS TT1:
- a CDS encoding alpha/beta fold hydrolase: MVHVTRGGDGPLLVLLHGLGATGEVWREAARHWPGAWLAVDLPGHGRSEGLRRYSFGALAASVASVVPAGPVAVLGHSLGGVVALTLASGWFGVDVRAAGGLGVKVRWTPEELDKAAAVAARPARVFPTREEAAGWAARLAGVPLDDSGVAQADGGWRAALDPAAFGVGEPDVEGLLAVAKAPVVLAAGESDHMCPPDHLRAAQPGGVVLPGVGHNAHVEQPAAIGPLLDRLHGALTG, from the coding sequence GTGGTTCACGTGACGCGTGGTGGGGATGGGCCGTTGCTGGTGCTGCTGCACGGGCTCGGCGCGACCGGCGAGGTGTGGCGGGAGGCGGCGCGGCACTGGCCCGGGGCCTGGTTGGCGGTGGACCTGCCCGGCCACGGGCGGTCCGAGGGGTTGCGGCGGTACTCGTTCGGGGCGTTGGCGGCCTCGGTGGCGTCGGTGGTCCCGGCCGGGCCGGTGGCGGTGCTCGGGCACTCGTTGGGCGGCGTGGTGGCGTTGACGTTGGCCAGCGGGTGGTTCGGGGTGGACGTGCGGGCCGCCGGCGGGCTGGGCGTCAAGGTCCGGTGGACGCCGGAGGAGCTGGACAAGGCCGCCGCCGTGGCGGCGCGGCCGGCTCGGGTGTTCCCGACCCGGGAGGAGGCGGCCGGGTGGGCGGCGCGGTTGGCCGGGGTGCCCCTGGACGACTCGGGCGTCGCGCAGGCCGACGGCGGGTGGCGGGCGGCGCTGGACCCGGCGGCGTTCGGGGTCGGCGAGCCGGACGTGGAGGGGCTGCTCGCGGTGGCGAAGGCGCCCGTCGTGCTGGCGGCGGGCGAGTCGGACCACATGTGCCCGCCGGACCACCTCCGGGCGGCCCAGCCGGGCGGGGTGGTGCTGCCTGGCGTGGGTCACAACGCCCACGTGGAACAACCGGCGGCGATCGGTCCCCTGCTGGACCGGCTGCACGGCGCGTTGACGGGGTGA
- a CDS encoding tetratricopeptide repeat protein: protein MTDSTFEAFRRAEALLANRRPLEALRELEVVLEAAPDQVGVQLLAGRAYLGSAQLKRAEEAFRKVLELDPSDHYARFALGRTLQRQSRLTEALTQLRMAAAMNPSPEYQEALGELSARLAVERDR from the coding sequence ATGACCGACAGCACCTTCGAGGCGTTCCGCCGGGCCGAGGCGCTGCTCGCGAACCGCCGACCGCTGGAGGCGCTGCGCGAGCTCGAAGTCGTGCTCGAAGCAGCACCGGACCAGGTGGGCGTGCAGCTGCTCGCGGGTCGGGCCTACCTGGGTTCGGCCCAGCTCAAGCGCGCCGAAGAGGCGTTCCGCAAGGTGCTGGAGCTGGACCCCAGCGACCACTACGCCCGCTTCGCCCTCGGCCGCACCCTGCAGCGCCAGAGCCGGTTGACCGAGGCGTTGACGCAGCTGCGGATGGCGGCGGCGATGAACCCGTCACCGGAGTACCAGGAGGCGCTGGGCGAGCTCAGCGCCCGCCTCGCGGTCGAACGCGACCGCTGA